One window of Mucilaginibacter inviolabilis genomic DNA carries:
- a CDS encoding electron transfer flavoprotein subunit beta/FixA family protein produces the protein MKILVCVSNVPDTTTKITFTDNNTQFNTNGVQFILNPYDEIALSRAIELTDGGKGEVTVINVGEVNTEATIRKALAIGATDAIRINAKPHDAWYVAYQIAEYVKANPFDLILTGRESIDYNGSKVAGMLGELLDLPSVSIIKKLDAADKEATVEREIEGGKELLTIPYPFVAGTAEGVAEPKIPNMRGIMSARTKPLAVVEPVEVKTYSEVLSYETPAPRGQVKLVPADETAKLVELLHTEARVI, from the coding sequence ATGAAGATCCTGGTATGTGTAAGTAATGTTCCTGATACCACCACAAAAATAACCTTTACTGATAATAACACCCAATTTAATACAAATGGTGTTCAATTTATACTAAACCCTTATGATGAGATAGCGCTTTCGCGTGCTATTGAGTTAACCGATGGCGGTAAAGGGGAAGTAACGGTTATCAATGTTGGTGAAGTAAATACAGAGGCTACCATTCGTAAAGCGCTGGCTATTGGCGCTACAGACGCGATACGTATTAACGCCAAACCTCACGATGCCTGGTATGTAGCGTACCAGATAGCAGAGTATGTGAAAGCCAATCCGTTCGACCTTATTTTAACCGGCCGCGAATCTATTGATTACAATGGATCGAAAGTAGCTGGTATGCTCGGCGAGTTGCTCGATCTGCCTTCTGTATCTATCATTAAAAAACTGGATGCTGCTGATAAGGAGGCTACGGTTGAACGCGAAATTGAAGGCGGCAAAGAGCTCCTGACTATTCCCTACCCTTTTGTGGCCGGTACAGCAGAGGGTGTTGCCGAGCCCAAAATACCTAATATGCGGGGTATTATGTCGGCCCGCACCAAACCGTTAGCTGTTGTTGAACCGGTGGAGGTAAAAACGTATTCGGAAGTGCTTAGCTATGAAACACCGGCGCCTCGCGGACAAGTAAAACTGGTACCTGCTGATGAAACCGCCAAATTGGTGGAGCTTTTACATACCGAAGCGCGCGTTATTTAA
- a CDS encoding tetratricopeptide repeat protein: protein MELSRLDKLLEFIKNEPEDEFLKYALATEYLRLNQADKALTYYEDLVTNHPGYVGTYYHLGKLYEALNRKPDAITTYENGMTIAKQKRDNHAFSELQAVYRQAKGIEEDDDDY, encoded by the coding sequence ATGGAGTTGAGCAGATTGGATAAGCTATTAGAATTTATAAAGAATGAACCGGAGGACGAATTTTTAAAATATGCGCTCGCTACCGAATATCTACGTCTGAATCAGGCAGATAAGGCATTGACTTATTATGAGGATCTGGTGACAAATCATCCGGGATATGTGGGCACTTATTATCATTTAGGTAAACTATATGAGGCCCTGAACCGTAAACCGGATGCCATAACAACCTACGAAAACGGCATGACCATAGCCAAACAGAAGCGCGATAACCACGCATTTTCGGAATTACAGGCCGTTTACCGGCAGGCCAAAGGCATAGAAGAAGACGACGATGATTATTAA
- the chrA gene encoding chromate efflux transporter: MKNRHLLFLRDVLIYTFTAFGGPQAHIAVLLREFVEKRHYITEDELMELNALSQVLPGPSSTQTLVGIAWKVGGLRLALITFLIWILPSAAIMAMAAISYKIFANHAQFAHIISYIQPMAVGIVAYATYSFAHRFLKTRVSTMLAIASFIATLILQNAYAFPLLVLLGGIISSALETQPQENELRVKLYANVNPNKVAYFIGILLLFAVLGAIINQTSPFSLPIRLFENFYRNGILIFGGGQVMVPLMYTEFVEVKHYLSNSEFLSGYALQQALPGPTFSFTSFLGGITLGNKGYGIGGQIIGSIVAVIGVNTPGLILILFIVPFWEDLKKITRIKNSLSGISAVAVGFMATAFILLVRPFGGNWIAYGLMAGTFLLLHFTKIKTPVIIIIGVLLGIFF; the protein is encoded by the coding sequence ATGAAAAACCGTCACCTTTTATTTCTTCGCGATGTATTGATCTATACGTTTACGGCTTTTGGCGGCCCACAGGCGCATATAGCCGTTTTACTGCGGGAATTTGTGGAGAAGAGACACTATATTACCGAGGATGAACTGATGGAGCTTAATGCGCTGTCGCAAGTGTTACCAGGGCCATCATCAACCCAAACACTGGTGGGGATAGCCTGGAAAGTAGGGGGACTAAGGTTAGCCCTTATTACCTTCCTGATATGGATATTACCTTCGGCTGCTATCATGGCCATGGCTGCAATTAGCTATAAAATATTTGCTAACCATGCTCAATTTGCCCACATCATTAGCTATATACAGCCTATGGCGGTAGGTATAGTGGCCTATGCTACTTACAGCTTTGCTCACAGGTTCCTAAAAACGCGTGTAAGTACCATGCTGGCAATCGCATCGTTTATAGCCACCCTTATTCTGCAAAATGCCTATGCCTTTCCTCTTTTGGTTTTATTAGGGGGCATCATATCATCAGCCTTGGAAACACAGCCTCAGGAAAACGAATTGCGTGTTAAGTTATACGCCAATGTAAATCCAAATAAAGTGGCTTATTTTATCGGTATATTATTACTATTTGCAGTTTTGGGGGCTATTATTAACCAAACGTCACCATTTAGCTTACCTATTCGCTTATTTGAGAATTTTTACCGTAATGGTATATTAATATTTGGTGGCGGGCAGGTAATGGTGCCACTGATGTATACGGAGTTTGTAGAGGTTAAACACTATCTCAGTAATTCGGAGTTCCTTTCTGGCTATGCCTTGCAACAGGCTCTTCCCGGGCCTACATTTTCCTTTACTTCATTTTTAGGGGGTATTACTTTAGGCAATAAAGGATACGGCATTGGCGGGCAGATCATTGGCAGTATCGTAGCGGTTATCGGCGTAAATACCCCTGGTCTTATTCTAATCCTGTTTATCGTACCATTTTGGGAAGATCTCAAAAAAATAACCCGTATCAAAAACTCATTAAGCGGGATCAGCGCAGTAGCCGTAGGTTTTATGGCCACAGCTTTTATCTTACTGGTACGACCGTTTGGTGGCAACTGGATAGCTTATGGCCTTATGGCTGGCACTTTTTTACTGCTACACTTTACCAAAATAAAAACCCCGGTAATTATCATCATCGGGGTGTTGCTGGGGATATTTTTTTAG
- a CDS encoding bifunctional nuclease family protein, which yields MKKIKLDIVGLSYSQTQSGAYALVLGEVSGRRRLPIIIGSFEAQAIAIEIEKMTPSRPLTHDLFKSFAQAYQIEVQEIIIYNLVDGIFYSKLICNDGKRTVEIDARTSDAIAVAVRFDCPIFTYEFILSTAGIVIEGNDFVYLENINETQEEKSVGTAVGSGFSSLSVDELKTKLQEALAEESYEKAAKIRDELNKRKAS from the coding sequence ATGAAAAAAATTAAGCTGGATATTGTAGGGTTATCGTACAGTCAGACACAATCGGGAGCTTATGCTTTAGTTTTAGGCGAGGTAAGCGGTCGCCGCCGGCTCCCTATCATTATCGGCAGCTTTGAAGCACAGGCCATAGCTATCGAGATAGAGAAAATGACCCCAAGCCGTCCGCTTACGCACGATTTGTTCAAGAGCTTTGCGCAAGCTTACCAGATTGAAGTACAAGAGATTATCATTTATAACCTGGTCGACGGTATATTTTACTCTAAATTGATCTGCAATGATGGTAAACGTACTGTAGAGATCGACGCCCGTACATCAGATGCCATTGCGGTAGCTGTAAGGTTTGATTGCCCAATTTTTACTTACGAGTTTATCTTATCTACTGCTGGTATTGTAATTGAAGGCAATGATTTTGTTTATCTCGAAAATATCAACGAAACCCAGGAAGAAAAATCTGTAGGCACAGCCGTTGGAAGTGGATTTTCATCATTAAGTGTTGACGAGCTTAAAACTAAGTTACAGGAAGCGCTTGCCGAAGAATCATATGAAAAGGCTGCAAAAATTCGCGACGAATTGAACAAGCGTAAAGCATCCTGA
- a CDS encoding electron transfer flavoprotein subunit alpha/FixB family protein — MSVLIYAENAGGKFKKSIFEAVTYARAIADQNKTNLVAISIGDVSKDELAALGKYGAEKVLNVSGDKLKNFVNQAYASIIAEAAKKQGADIVVLSNTFSGRGLAPRLGVKLQAGVADGAVALPEQNGGKFTIKKTAFSGKAFAIVELTSANKVIALVPNSYKVVETGGTAQVEDFAAETKDSDFRAIIKEIVRSTDKISLPDAEIVVSAGRGLKGPENWGMVEELAELLGAATACSKPVSDAGWRPHSEHVGQTGIAVSPNLYIAIGISGAIQHLAGISSSKVIVVINKDPEAPFFKVADYGIVGDAFEVVPQLIAAVKEYKASA; from the coding sequence ATGTCAGTTTTAATATATGCGGAAAATGCCGGCGGTAAATTCAAAAAGTCAATCTTTGAAGCCGTTACCTATGCCCGTGCCATTGCCGATCAAAATAAAACCAATCTGGTTGCCATTTCTATTGGCGATGTCAGCAAAGATGAATTAGCCGCTTTAGGTAAATACGGCGCCGAAAAAGTGCTGAACGTATCTGGCGATAAACTCAAGAACTTTGTAAACCAGGCTTACGCCTCTATCATTGCCGAAGCTGCTAAAAAGCAGGGAGCCGATATTGTGGTATTATCCAATACTTTCTCCGGCCGTGGCTTAGCGCCAAGATTGGGCGTAAAATTGCAAGCTGGTGTTGCCGATGGTGCTGTAGCGCTACCGGAGCAAAATGGTGGTAAATTCACCATCAAAAAAACGGCATTCTCTGGCAAGGCATTTGCCATTGTGGAATTAACGTCGGCCAACAAGGTTATCGCTTTGGTACCTAATTCCTATAAGGTAGTGGAAACCGGCGGTACTGCCCAGGTAGAAGATTTCGCTGCCGAAACTAAAGATTCTGATTTTAGAGCGATAATCAAGGAGATTGTACGTTCAACCGATAAAATATCCCTGCCTGATGCAGAAATTGTTGTTTCTGCCGGACGCGGCCTTAAAGGACCTGAAAACTGGGGTATGGTAGAAGAACTGGCCGAACTACTCGGCGCTGCTACAGCATGCTCTAAACCAGTGTCAGACGCCGGTTGGCGCCCACACAGCGAACACGTTGGTCAAACCGGAATAGCTGTCAGTCCAAATTTGTATATTGCGATAGGAATTTCAGGTGCTATTCAACACCTAGCAGGTATCAGTTCTTCAAAAGTTATTGTGGTGATCAACAAAGATCCGGAAGCTCCTTTTTTCAAAGTGGCGGATTACGGTATTGTTGGCGATGCGTTTGAAGTGGTACCTCAATTAATAGCGGCCGTTAAAGAATATAAAGCTTCAGCATAA